DNA sequence from the Cloacibacillus sp. genome:
CGGCGAACATGGCGCTCGCCGGCTATGATAAGGTGATACCGCTTGACGAAACTATCGCCGCGATGTATGACGTCGGTCTCAAACTGCCGCTGGAGCTGCGCTGTACCTTCGGCGGCCTCGGCAAAAGCCCCACGGTGCTGAGATTACTGGAAAAAATGAAAAACAGATAATACCCGGCGCGGTGTAGCACAAAACCACCGCCCGGCCTGAGCCGCGGCATAAAAACCCTGTCCGTTTGGACAGGGCTTTTCACTTAAATCTGCGTTTCAGGTACCTTGGTCTAGCGGTACTCCTTGAAGGCCTCCGCGAGCCTCTTTATGCCCTCTTCCGCCGTCTGCGGGTCTACCTTCGCGAAGGAGATGCGGAAGGCGTCGCGGCCGTTCTTTGCTTCGTCGACGGTGTAGAAGGCGCTTCCCGGGATGATGCCGACCTTCTTCTTTTCCACGGCAAAGCGCGCGAAGGCGGTCATGTCCCCGATCCCCTTCGCCTCTCCCCAGAGGAAGAAGCCGCCCTTCGGATAGTTCGTCTTTATTCCGAGCGGTTTGAGGTGCTTCTCTATCGCCTTCACCATACCGTCGCGGCGCACCCTGTAGGTGTCGCGCAGGAAGCCGACGCGCTCGCTGAAATCGACCGAACTCAGGTAATTGTAAAGGCCGAGCTGGAGTATCGCGGGGCGCGTAAGGCCGGCGCTGATGCGGAAGGCGTTGAGGTGCGGGATTATCGCGTCGGGCACCACCAGCCAGCCGCAGCGCATCCCGGGAGCGACGAGCTTGGAAAAGCTGTTGCTGTGCAGCACGCGGCGGTCGTCGCCGGCAAGGCTGAGGTATGTCGCGGGAGCCTCTTCGTCGTAGCTCAGATAGTGGTATGGGTCGTCCTCAAATATCGGGATGTCGTATTTGGCGGCGATGGCCAGTATCTCTTTGCGGCGCGCCAGCGGCGAGGTGCGTCCGCTCGGATTCTGAAAGTTCGGTATCGTATAAAGGAAGCGGACGCTGCGCGACCGCAGGAGCTTTTCAAACGCTTCGGGGATGATGCCGTCGTCGTCGGCGGGCACGCCGACGCAGTTAGCGCCCTGTTTGCGGAAGGTGAGCAGCGTTTCGGTGAAGGTAGGAGCCTCGACGAGTACGGTGCAGCCAGGGTCAATGAGCGTCTCCGCGACGAGCTCTATCGCCTCGCCCGCGCCGTTGGTCAGCAGGATATTCCTGCTCGTCACCCAGTCGGGGATCATGCCGTCGGCCCGCATACGCTCCGTTATCCACTCCCGTAGCTCCGTGAGGCCGAAATCCTCCTTCGCGTAGGCGAGCAGCGAGGGGTCTTCAAAAATCGTGTTGAAGGCCCTTTTCAGCTCTTCGACGGGATATATGTCCGCCGACGGTTCGCCGGCCGTGAGCGAAATGGCTTTATGCTCGATGCTGAGCTTTATCATGACGCCTATCTCCGACGGGTCAAGTCTCTCTTTCGCCATGGTGCTTAGTTGGTATTTAAATGAAAAGGGTTCCGCCATTTTAATTCCTCCCGAAGGTCAAATATCTTGATGTTATTTTATAATGATAACCCATTTGCCGCGCTTTTTGTAAACACGGCGGGAAATTTGTGAATGTGCGGCGGACGAAAGATGGCGGCGTTTCTCG
Encoded proteins:
- a CDS encoding PLP-dependent aminotransferase family protein, translated to MAEPFSFKYQLSTMAKERLDPSEIGVMIKLSIEHKAISLTAGEPSADIYPVEELKRAFNTIFEDPSLLAYAKEDFGLTELREWITERMRADGMIPDWVTSRNILLTNGAGEAIELVAETLIDPGCTVLVEAPTFTETLLTFRKQGANCVGVPADDDGIIPEAFEKLLRSRSVRFLYTIPNFQNPSGRTSPLARRKEILAIAAKYDIPIFEDDPYHYLSYDEEAPATYLSLAGDDRRVLHSNSFSKLVAPGMRCGWLVVPDAIIPHLNAFRISAGLTRPAILQLGLYNYLSSVDFSERVGFLRDTYRVRRDGMVKAIEKHLKPLGIKTNYPKGGFFLWGEAKGIGDMTAFARFAVEKKKVGIIPGSAFYTVDEAKNGRDAFRISFAKVDPQTAEEGIKRLAEAFKEYR